tttgttataaatttgtacaatgcacaagaataatgaaataataccaTTTTATATTGAACTTATTTCGCTCTATTGATATACtctttgagaaaaaaaaaatgtatttatgatatttcgTTATTGTTGGTGAAAAAAGTtgtaagtgaaatttattatttctctgattgattaatataattttcttattatacacgtatatttttttagtgtcaTATGACACAAATTTAACGCGTGCCAAACAGCAGGGCACAGCTAGTTAATACGATAAGActttttgaaattagaatttgCAATTGAATTTTCACATACAACTTTTTACAGTAACGGtagtaataattattgtgtCGGTATGCTGTGTCTTAACTAAACTAACTTCTTAGCACGGAAAGAGTCCCGTTAGTTTAGTTTAGAGACATTTAAGCTGATTTAAGATCTCAAAGTATTGTTAGAATTAATGTATTACTCTATCGGCTATGTTTCTTTCTAAACgatggtgattagttaaacaatgccgtcttcttctttcaaatgtcaaatcaatgatgacagagtGAGAAATCGGTGTTTATAATCAAGACCGTAAaagtttaaaacaaattatgtttCACTTAAAGTGAAATGAGCATATGGATgagattaaaattttgaattggATTTGAAtctctattttaataaaatgtaatttgaagctattttttttttcacttcgaCGTTCTACAGAGCTAGGCAAAGGTATCAAAATTTggagttaaaattataatgtcaaaATGATTGAACAagaataaaatcatttacataataattaagattaaaaggtttaattattttgtcactaatttgtaactaaaataaattacacaatgctttcatacactaatattatgtaatgtcaAAATGTAACCAATGGTGTCAATACTtctaaacgaaataaaataaaatgtacacttacttagttttatttttttaaatactggtATTTATAAGTTTGAGGTTTTATTATTTGGTATTAAAAACTATTCTTGCTACGAACTTCATAATTTGTGCCATAACGTTCCTTTTATCAATCTTTTGCAccaaaatgtgtttttttttttaattatatgttattttatattttcatgcaTTTACTTCCCAAAGTTTCATATCGTTCTCAACAATTTCTCTGTATTTTTCTCTCTTGTATTGATCTTTAAATAAAGgtcctaatatttttaaatttaatcccAAAAGCGCTTCGTTATCCAACATTCCGTTGAGTTTGTGCGCTAGAATGGGATTGTAGTGCACCCTCAGGAGGCTAGGTCTTGAATATAGGTATTGACTATCTAGAAGATTGTTCCGGGCCCATCGTTCTATTCTTTTATTGCCGCTGGCAAtctgtaaaatatgttttctacGATAAATACTTGGAATTTGAATACTAAcactaaaaatgaattaaaaagtttcatgaatataataaattgctaTATTTTCGATTTTTGAACATGCCTGCCTGTGGATTTTAATCTAAGATTTTGGACTCAAATTCTGGCATGTCTATTTGTGTTTCTCGCGCTCAataggtatttaataaaaataattacaacacaCTAACTCTTATTTCTCCAACTTGCTTGAGAAAATATGATGAGAAGTAAAATCTTAAATTGCCAAAGTTGGATTTCCGTTGCTCACGAACTTTGATATATGCTTTTAGGAGATTATATCCGGGCCTCTTGTATTTGAATACCTGGAAGTTTTGAAAAAAGCAAAGATACTTTTAAATGAGATTTTATTTGggctacaaataaatattaaaacaatttcgcAATTCattcgtatttaaaatataaaataatgacggACTGAACAATGCCATCACACTTAGGcgtgcttattattattttcggtGTTTCATGGACatgttcttataaataattgcaagatctttatttaattttttatttattatttaatctatttttatgaaaaaatgtaaGGACATTTGCAGCCATTCTTGACCCGTTTGTACGTTTACGTTccaaaatgaaaagaaaaattaaagtaaacgcAAATGGAATCGTACATTAGGTGGCTTAGTGGAAATTACTTGGTAATGGTATGCGAATAATATTaccttttttcaattttaatttttattaaaaaagtgaaCAAAAAAATTTCATACAATGGAATATCAATTGTTAGGAATTTgttaaaacagtaaaaaaatactaaatagcctatgatttcatttaatgtatatataacttatattgtaTAAGAGAATGTATAAGTTATACATTACGCCAGAATAAATCTATGCCGGATATCTATCTATGCCGGAGTAGATGATTGACCGTCGAATGCGACGCACGTGTTTTGCaatcatttttgtatttacgaccataaataaataaataaatagatacctAGCTACCTCTGTCATAATGAATAAGTATATAGTgagttgataaaaaaaacaaagacctGTACGGATTATAATACATCGATGCTATGTAATATGTCTCCAACCTGGTAAATAAAGTTTCCAGTGACGAAAGAATCAATGTAATGCGTCCCATAGCTCTTCATAAAACGCCTCACGGCTGTGGAGTCATTAGCGTTCAAGCTGTTTATTTCTCTTCGAACATATTCCTTCAAAAAGAAATTGTTATTGACGTCCATTTTAACTGTTTTGTGTATCTTTGACAGTTTGACGAGGACATAGCAACAGTTGTCCCGTTCCAAGTCGAATTCCATGCCGAAAGTCCTCATGATTTCGTCATTTATCCAATCACCTAAGAACGCCTTCCATGGTCTTTCTGTACTAAAAGCAGATCAGCTGTTATGTTTGAATTATGAATGAGTGAGTTAGGTTTTACAGATAGGAAT
This Nymphalis io chromosome 21, ilAglIoxx1.1, whole genome shotgun sequence DNA region includes the following protein-coding sequences:
- the LOC126776856 gene encoding torso-like protein, whose amino-acid sequence is MTVLRLKMFLWFLAAFFCCGLCESEEGDLSYSLNIGNAIDVFANYGDLSQVTQVVSANYEDSDNDVETELFHEKNIRVFENVTSKETPGDLGIDMNILLCESFDDLLAKYFQNFKIEGTERPWKAFLGDWINDEIMRTFGMEFDLERDNCCYVLVKLSKIHKTVKMDVNNNFFLKEYVRREINSLNANDSTAVRRFMKSYGTHYIDSFVTGNFIYQVFKYKRPGYNLLKAYIKVREQRKSNFGNLRFYFSSYFLKQVGEIRIASGNKRIERWARNNLLDSQYLYSRPSLLRVHYNPILAHKLNGMLDNEALLGLNLKILGPLFKDQYKREKYREIVENDMKLWEVNA